The Cellvibrio zantedeschiae genomic sequence TTGAGTGTGATTTTGACGCCGTGCAGTCAACGCAGGTAATTTTTAGAGGTTCCCTAGAGCAAAGCGGGGTGAGGTGTTATACTGCGCGCCCTCGGCGAGAGGCGCTCTTCAATGTGCAGCCTGCGGCCACGCTCTTTCACAATCCACTCCCTCTTATCTGGTGCTCTATGGAACCCATGTTAACTATTGCCTTGCGCGCAGGCCGCAAAGCAGCTGAATTGATTGAACGTGCATTCGAACGTGTTGATTTAATCCCGGTTGAAGCAAAGAGCCGCAACGACTACGTGACCGAAGTCGACAAGGCCGCTGAAAAAGAAATTATTTATCATCTCCGTAAGGCCTACCCAGACCACAGTTTCCGTGGCGAAGAGGGTGGATTCCAGGAAGGCAAAAACTCCGATTACGAGTGGATTATTGATCCGCTTGATGGCACAACCAACTTCATCCACGGTTTGCCGCATTTCTCTATTTCCATCGCATGCAAATACAAAGGACAGCTTGAGCACGCCGTTGTTATTGATCCTATCAAGCGCGAAGAATTTACCGCGAGCCGTGGCCGTGGCGCCATGTTGAATGATCGCCGTATTCGCGTTTCTCCAAGACGTGGTTTTGAAGGCGCATTGATTGGCACCGGCATTCCGTTCAGCGGTTATGCCTTGGAACACATTGGCCCTTATTTGGAAACTGTAAAAGAAATTGCTGGTGAAACTTCTGGTATTCGCCGTTGCGGTTCTGCTGCATTGGATTTAGCTTATGTGGCTGCTGGCCGCTTTGATGCCTTCTGGGAAATGAATTTAAACCAGTGGGATATTGCAGCAGGTATTTTGTTGGTGACTGAAGCTGGCGGTTTGGTGAGTGATTTTAATGGCGGTGCAGATTATTTAGAGTCTGGCCATATTGTTTGCGGTTCACCGAAAGTGTTTAAACCTGTATTGCAGATTGTTCAGAAAAACTTGGGTTATTTGAAATAAGTTTTTTCAAATAGCTACACAAAAAAAACGAGGCACAAAGCCTCGTTTTTTTTGATTCATATTTGTAATTATCACCCCAAAAAAATCCTGTTCAAAGTCTCAATCAACCGATTCATATCAACCGGTTTGGTGAGATATTCAAAAAATCCTGATTTAATTCCGCGTTCAATATCATAGGGCATGGCGTTTGCCGATAAGCCCACCACTGGAATATGTTTTGTCATAGAATCATTTTTTAAAACGGTTAGCGCTTCAAAACCATCCATTCCCGGTAAATTAATATCAAGAATAATTAAATCAGGCTGACTGCTGCGAGCTTTGTAAATCCCGATAAACGGTTCTTCTGCTACATCCAAACTTAAACAGCTATGGCGCTCAAAAAATTGTTGCATCAAACGTATGTTGGTAGGGTTGTCTTCAATATACAAAACATGTTTGTGGTTTGCGAATGCAAGTTGCGTTGGTGCGTAATCTACAGATTTAATAATTTCAGTTTGTTGTTGGTTCCATTCGCTGGCGAGCGGTAAATCAATCCAGAATTCGGTGCCTACACCTTCGCTGCTTTGAAAGTCCAGGCGGCCGTTCATCATCTCTACCAATTGCTTGGTGATTACCAAACCTACGCCTGAACCTTCAATTTTGCTGAATTCTGCATTGAGACGATTGAATGGTTGGAAAACCTCTGCCTGGCGATTCGCGGGTATGCCTTTACCGTTGTCGCGTACGCACAACCGCAAGGTTTTGCTGTCGAGCAGCTGCAATTTGACTTCAACTTCTCCACCCATGTTGTTGTACTTAATGGCATTGCTAAGTAGGTTGATCAGCGCTTGTTTGTAGCGTACGTTATCGGCAACAACGTAATGGCCATCGAAACTCTGGGTGGTGGAATAAAGGCGTATTCCGCGAGCATCTGCTTGCGGTTGCACTAATGTGAAAGCTTCGTTGATGATGCGCGAAACTAGCACGGGTTCGAGCGATACGGTCATTTTTCCCGATTCAATTTTTGCGAGATCGAGTACGTCATTAATCAACTGCAACAAGTGATCGCCCGCTTTGCGAATTTCGCGCATGTTGGTCATTTGTTGTTGGGTTAAATTTAAATCGTATTCAAATAATTGCGCGTAACCCAAAATTGCATTCAAGGGTGTGCGTAACTCGTGACTCATGCTTGAAAGAAATTCTGATTTAGCCTGATTCGCTTTTTCTGCAGCGACTTTTGCTTGAATAACTTTTTCTTCTGCGAGTTTAATTTGTGTCATGTCCATATTGGCGCCGGACATGCGAACAGGTTTGCCCTCTGCATTAAAACTTGCGCGACCTCGTCCGCGTACCCAATGCAGTGCTTTGTCTTTACCGATTAAACGGTACTCAAGATCAAACGGACCTTTGCCTGCCAAATGATCTGCAAGCGCTTGGTCGAACTTGGCCAGGTCTTGTGGGTGAATATGTTTACGCCATACCACTATTTTATCTTCGCCCTGGGTAATTTCATCGTCATTGGCATCAAAGCCAATTAATTCCCAACAGCGACTGGAAAAGTGGAAGCCGCCTTTTTGGGCGTACCATTCCCAAATTCCGTCGTTGGATGATTGGATGATGCGCTCCTGGCGTGCTTCAGATTCGCGCAAGGCCTCTTCTGCCTGTTTCAATGCAGTTACGTCAAAACTTACGCCCGACATAATGATGACGCGGCCTTGTTCATCGCGAATAGAATCCGCGCGAACCTGTGTCCAAATATATTCGCCGTTTTTCATGCGCACGCGATAAAAACTGCTGAAAGGTTTCCCTGTGCGAAAATGTTCGTGCATGCTATCCGTGCTGGCTTGGTGATCATCGGGATGGATGTACATCCAAATATTGTTGGCATTATTGATGTGCACCTCGTCCTCAGGTGTATAGCCCATACGCTCCCAAAAACCACCAGACCAATCGATACGTTGGGTTACCAAATTCCACTCCCAGAATCCATATCCACTTCCACTGAAAATACGTTGGAAGCGTGCAACCGTTTCTCGCAGTACGTGAATATCAGTGCAGTCTGATAGATCAGCGCGAATTTGGATGTCGGGGTTATTCATAGATTTTCACAGGTTGAGAGTGGATTCTGATGTTATGGTTTGGTTTTATGTGCAAGGAAGATAAACCAGCCGCATGACAATTGCAAAATTAAACCGGCGCTAACTAAAACTACTTCCCCTAAAACAAAAAAACAGCGCAAGGCGCTGTTTTTTTATGACGAGAAACTTGGCAATTATTACGGAGCCATATCTGCTTCGCTGCCGTCACCTTCTTTGGCGCGGGGCATTAAGTCTTCTTTGCCAATACCCAGTGCTACCGTAGCGTTTGCGGCAATGTAGATAGAAGAGTAGGTGCCGAATACTACGCCGATCATCATGGCCTTGGAGAAACCTACCAGAATTTCGCCACCGAAGAAGAACAATACGGTCATCACCAGGAACACGGTGACGTGCGTCATAATCGAACGACCCAAGGTTTGGGTCATGGATATGTTCACGATTTCAATTGGATCTATTTTGCGCAGCTTACGGAAATTTTCGCGGATACGGTCAAAGATAACGATGGTGTCGTTAATGGAGTAACCAATCAGCGCAATAATTGCTGCGAGTACAGTTAAATCAAAATCCCATTGGAAGAAGGAGAAGCAACCCAAGGTCACTAGTGTTACGTGAACCAATGAAACAATCGCGCCTACTGAAAACTTCCATTGGAACTGAATGGCAACGTATAAAAATACCAACGCGAATGCGCAAATAATACCGAGGCCACCATTATTCATTAACTCCTCACCAACCTGTGAACCTACGGTTTCACTGCTCAGGATTTTAATTTTTGAATCTGTAGCTTCTTCAATCTTAGCTTTCAAATAATTGCTGTAAACCGCACTAAGAGGGTTGGCGACAATAACAGAAACACTGTTATCTTTTTCGGTGTTGTAAATCACTTTGCCGAAACGTTCAGGGGTGAAAATGTTAGATGCTGACAATTGTGCTTCGGTTGCATTCACAACCACGATTGTCTCTGCATAACCTTCAACATCGCGCGGCGGGTTACCCACATTTTTAATTTCTGCACCGTTACCGAGTTTGGTAATTTCAGTAGCAATGAGATCGCGACCTTTAGTTTTTAATTCATCTTTGGTGCGAACCATAATGTCGTTGCTTTCGCCGAACACAATTGCAACCGGGCTACGCAGATGTTCTTCTTCCAACACTTTGTGGATTTTTGGAATATCTGCAGGTTTATTCAGCAATAACTCAAGCTGCGATCCACCGGTAAAGTCCAAACCAAAATTAAAGCCGTGGAAGCCAATGGAGAATACGGCAATCAGGGTGAGGATAATAGAGAAACCAGAAGTATATTTCCGGATTCCCATAAAGTTAATTGTTTTTAATTCGTAAGCCATTATTGTGCGCTCCCCTTAAACTGAAACGTGTTGTAAGTTTTTGCGTTTACCGTAGAACAAGTTAGCCAATGCACGGCTAATCATGATTGAGGTAAACATGGAGGTCACAAGGCCAATACACAGCGTGATGGCAAAACCTTTTACTGCACCTGTACCTATCGCAAACAAAATTACACCCATAATAAAGGTGGTGACGTTAGCATCGAGAATGGTGATAAACGCGCGCTCATAACCAATATGTATAGCTTGTTGCGGAGACACGCCATTTTTGAGTTCTTCGCGAATCCGCGAATAAATCAGTACGTTGGCGTCTACTGCGATACCCAATGTTAAAACGATACCGGCAATACCAGGCAAGGTAAGCGTTGCACCAAACAGCGATAAAATGGTGAGCAACATAAACAGGTTAACGGTCAAAGCTACGTTTGCGAATAAACCAAACACGCGATAAACCGCGAGCATAAACAGAGAAACTACTGCCAAGCCCCACAAGCAAGATGTAACACCTTTCTTAATGTTTTCTTTACCGAGTGATGGACCAATAGTGCGTTCTTCTACGAAGTGCATAGGCGCTGCGAGCGCACCAGCGCGCAAAAGCAACGCAAGTTCAGAGGCTTCGCCCGGTGCATCCAAACCGGTAATACGGAATGAATAACCCAAAGCAGATTGCACTGTAGCCAGGCTGATAATTTTACGTTCAATGTATTGCGTATTTTTCTCAATTTGCTCACCTTTTTCGTTGGTCACAAATTCAGTGTGGTTTTTGTATTCGATAAACAAAATGCCCATTTTGCGACCAATGGCATTTTTGGTTGCATGGTTCATTTTTACGCCGCCCACGCTGTCGAGCGTAATGTTTACTTGCTGGCCGCTGGTTTCAGGATCATAGCCACTGCGTGCATCAGAAACCTGGTCGCCGGTAACGATGATTTGTTTTTCCAACCAAGCGGCGCCGCGACGACGCTGCTCGTTTTCATTGCGCCAGTTAAATTGTTCTTTGCTGGAAATCATTGCGTCGGGCAAGGCTTCCATGTGGAATTCAAGGTTTGCTGTTTTACCGATTACACGTTTTGCTTCAGCAGGATCTTGTACGCCGGCAAGCTCAACAATAATGCGGTTGCGACCTTGCTTTTGAACAATAGGTTCAGATACGCCCAATTCATTTACGCGGTTACGCAAAGTCTGTAAGTTCTGGCTGATCGCATAGTCTTCGATTTCTTTAACAGCGGCTTCGCTCAATGCTGCATTGAAAACAAATTCTTCAGCATTTTGGCTATCAACTTTAGTGAACAAATATTGTTGTAAAGTTTTGCGCAATTCAGCCATAGCTTGATCGCGGAATTCGGCCGTTTTAAAACGCGCAACAATCACGTTATTAGGTGTATTAACAATCGAGGTGTAACGAATTTTTTCTTTGCGCAGTTTTTCTTTAAAGTCGTCAGCGGTAATGGTTTGACGTTTTTCAACGGCAGAGGCTGTATCCACTTCTAACAAGAAATGCACACCGCCAGCCAGGTCCAAACCTAATTTCATTGGCACGGCGCCAAGGTTGCTCAACCATTTTGGGGTGGTAGATGCACGGTTAAGCGCAACAATATAGTCATCGCCCAGGCTTTGTTGGATGCGTCTGCGAGCGGTGGGTTGGTCTTCATCCTTATATAAGCGAACGAGAGCCGACTTACCATTAGCTTCAGCGCCGAAATATTCGATTTTGGCGTCCTTGAGCGCAGTTTCAACTTTAGTGAGCACTGCTGCGTCAATGGTAGTTCCACTTGAGCTGCCGGATATTTGGACAGCTGGGTCGGGAATATAAAAGTTAGGCACTGCATAAAGTAACGACAGCAGGGTCGTAACGACAAGCAGGATATATTTCCAAAGCGGGTAGCGGTTTAACATAAAAATTCCCGTGACGAATGTATGAAGCTTTTTACTGTTGGCGTTGACTCATCGAGCGGCGGTTATAGTGGTCTTGCCGGTTCGATTCATATTTAAACTGTGGCGGGTGGCGACAGATGAAAGCGCCGGATTATACCTATTTACCCAGCCACAACAATGATTAGGGCCGGGTTTTGGCGCCTGATGTTCTATTGTGGGGGCGCTTCTGGTACTTCCAACCCTTGGGCACCGTAAAAGTCTGTAAGAAAGGCTGCAAAAGTGCCTTCACTCAGGGCTTTACGCATTCTGGCCATCAAATTTTGATAGAAACGCAGGTTGTGAATGGTGTTGAGTTGAGCACCCAGCATCTCGTTGCATTTGTCCAAGTGGTGTAAATAGCTGCGGCTAAAGTTTTTGCAGGTATAGCAATCACAGTTGGCATCCAAGGGGCTGGTGTCATTGCGGTACTTGGCGTTGCGCAGTTTGAGGACGCCCTCGGTTACAAAAATATGGGAGTTGCGCGCGTTACGGGTAGGCATAACGCAGTCGAACATATCTATACCGCGACGTACTGCCTCGACCAAATCACCGGGCTTGCCCACGCCCATTAAATAGCGCGGCTTATCGGCCGGCATTTGCGGTGGCAAATGGTCAAGGATGCGAATCATGTCTTCTTTCGGCTCGCCCACAGATAAACCGCCAATGGCATAACCATCAAAACCAATTTCTGTCAGGCCA encodes the following:
- the secF gene encoding protein translocase subunit SecF, with the translated sequence MAYELKTINFMGIRKYTSGFSIILTLIAVFSIGFHGFNFGLDFTGGSQLELLLNKPADIPKIHKVLEEEHLRSPVAIVFGESNDIMVRTKDELKTKGRDLIATEITKLGNGAEIKNVGNPPRDVEGYAETIVVVNATEAQLSASNIFTPERFGKVIYNTEKDNSVSVIVANPLSAVYSNYLKAKIEEATDSKIKILSSETVGSQVGEELMNNGGLGIICAFALVFLYVAIQFQWKFSVGAIVSLVHVTLVTLGCFSFFQWDFDLTVLAAIIALIGYSINDTIVIFDRIRENFRKLRKIDPIEIVNISMTQTLGRSIMTHVTVFLVMTVLFFFGGEILVGFSKAMMIGVVFGTYSSIYIAANATVALGIGKEDLMPRAKEGDGSEADMAP
- a CDS encoding hybrid sensor histidine kinase/response regulator — encoded protein: MNNPDIQIRADLSDCTDIHVLRETVARFQRIFSGSGYGFWEWNLVTQRIDWSGGFWERMGYTPEDEVHINNANNIWMYIHPDDHQASTDSMHEHFRTGKPFSSFYRVRMKNGEYIWTQVRADSIRDEQGRVIIMSGVSFDVTALKQAEEALRESEARQERIIQSSNDGIWEWYAQKGGFHFSSRCWELIGFDANDDEITQGEDKIVVWRKHIHPQDLAKFDQALADHLAGKGPFDLEYRLIGKDKALHWVRGRGRASFNAEGKPVRMSGANMDMTQIKLAEEKVIQAKVAAEKANQAKSEFLSSMSHELRTPLNAILGYAQLFEYDLNLTQQQMTNMREIRKAGDHLLQLINDVLDLAKIESGKMTVSLEPVLVSRIINEAFTLVQPQADARGIRLYSTTQSFDGHYVVADNVRYKQALINLLSNAIKYNNMGGEVEVKLQLLDSKTLRLCVRDNGKGIPANRQAEVFQPFNRLNAEFSKIEGSGVGLVITKQLVEMMNGRLDFQSSEGVGTEFWIDLPLASEWNQQQTEIIKSVDYAPTQLAFANHKHVLYIEDNPTNIRLMQQFFERHSCLSLDVAEEPFIGIYKARSSQPDLIILDINLPGMDGFEALTVLKNDSMTKHIPVVGLSANAMPYDIERGIKSGFFEYLTKPVDMNRLIETLNRIFLG
- the secD gene encoding protein translocase subunit SecD gives rise to the protein MLNRYPLWKYILLVVTTLLSLLYAVPNFYIPDPAVQISGSSSGTTIDAAVLTKVETALKDAKIEYFGAEANGKSALVRLYKDEDQPTARRRIQQSLGDDYIVALNRASTTPKWLSNLGAVPMKLGLDLAGGVHFLLEVDTASAVEKRQTITADDFKEKLRKEKIRYTSIVNTPNNVIVARFKTAEFRDQAMAELRKTLQQYLFTKVDSQNAEEFVFNAALSEAAVKEIEDYAISQNLQTLRNRVNELGVSEPIVQKQGRNRIIVELAGVQDPAEAKRVIGKTANLEFHMEALPDAMISSKEQFNWRNENEQRRRGAAWLEKQIIVTGDQVSDARSGYDPETSGQQVNITLDSVGGVKMNHATKNAIGRKMGILFIEYKNHTEFVTNEKGEQIEKNTQYIERKIISLATVQSALGYSFRITGLDAPGEASELALLLRAGALAAPMHFVEERTIGPSLGKENIKKGVTSCLWGLAVVSLFMLAVYRVFGLFANVALTVNLFMLLTILSLFGATLTLPGIAGIVLTLGIAVDANVLIYSRIREELKNGVSPQQAIHIGYERAFITILDANVTTFIMGVILFAIGTGAVKGFAITLCIGLVTSMFTSIMISRALANLFYGKRKNLQHVSV
- a CDS encoding inositol monophosphatase family protein codes for the protein MEPMLTIALRAGRKAAELIERAFERVDLIPVEAKSRNDYVTEVDKAAEKEIIYHLRKAYPDHSFRGEEGGFQEGKNSDYEWIIDPLDGTTNFIHGLPHFSISIACKYKGQLEHAVVIDPIKREEFTASRGRGAMLNDRRIRVSPRRGFEGALIGTGIPFSGYALEHIGPYLETVKEIAGETSGIRRCGSAALDLAYVAAGRFDAFWEMNLNQWDIAAGILLVTEAGGLVSDFNGGADYLESGHIVCGSPKVFKPVLQIVQKNLGYLK